In a genomic window of Gammaproteobacteria bacterium:
- the gloC gene encoding hydroxyacylglutathione hydrolase GloC — MFQYQTISVTSFEQNCSLVWCTETLEAALIDPGGDIPDLLAAVQAHGLTLKALWVTHAHIDHAGAVGTLARMLDLPIIGPHSGDQYWIDGLPQQSAMFGFPSAEHFTPTRWLKDGDTVQIGHCMLDVVHCPGHTPGHVVFIEPSTRHAFVGDVLFAGSIGRTDFPGGNHADLINAIKGKLLPRGDDITFTPGHGPESTFGEERNFNPYL, encoded by the coding sequence ATGTTCCAATACCAAACTATTTCCGTCACTAGTTTTGAGCAGAATTGCTCATTGGTGTGGTGTACTGAGACTCTGGAGGCTGCCTTGATTGACCCAGGCGGCGACATTCCCGACCTATTGGCCGCAGTGCAGGCGCATGGCTTAACACTCAAGGCGTTGTGGGTCACGCACGCACATATCGACCATGCGGGTGCAGTGGGTACACTAGCACGTATGTTAGATCTGCCTATCATCGGGCCTCACTCTGGTGACCAATACTGGATCGACGGACTGCCGCAGCAGTCTGCGATGTTTGGATTCCCATCGGCTGAGCACTTTACGCCTACACGCTGGTTGAAAGATGGCGATACGGTGCAGATTGGTCACTGTATGCTGGATGTGGTGCATTGCCCTGGTCATACTCCGGGGCATGTGGTCTTTATTGAGCCAAGTACTCGCCATGCCTTTGTGGGTGACGTGCTATTTGCTGGTAGTATTGGTCGTACCGATTTCCCAGGGGGCAATCACGCCGACCTAATCAATGCCATCAAGGGCAAACTCTTGCCTCGAGGTGATGATATTACCTTTACGCCCGGCCATGGACCGGAAAGTACCTTCGGTGAGGAACGAAACTTCAATCCCTACCTCTGA
- a CDS encoding exported hypothetical protein (Evidence 5 : Unknown function), with product MKRKSSFVFVILSVLLLLTVPVNAQPLSPNPDHAVSSGNNDDMKRGKKAPKGPVSMLSAVGAATVSPSTDYLEVAVAQSGNYTCGIPSGPILLYGHPGPWSSGTTIRVDGSDHWNYNTNSFGTEVTAPHNTSGTTNQGEWRVQDIGVVQNLEIVDGSSGNADTMKISYVLTNHSVLPHHVGVRVMLDTMLGRNDGAPFRAPSIGEITTEQEYSGADVPIYWEAFESLTDSNSAKARGTLLDNGQLPDRVVFAYWGHINDTPWDFTVNPSQEVTRDSAIGIYWNPVELQPGESITRTTYYGLSELTVNGSIALSAPAELTMVAGHYSPNPFPVTLYISNTGATALSNVTATLTLPDGLVLASGNLSKTIGTVDARDTTQATWDVYATGAVTGTLSFSARVTGTHLVTQNASRDILVPAPSTASSQVSLHATHNPSRVGQNVTFTATVAPQAPPSTPIPTGTVAFTLDGNSVGMISLTNGQAGYSTDSLTLGNHTLVASYSGDNNYSASSDSLVQVVTQGNAMSDIVVTGVLSPSMGVQGEMLEGAQATVMNQGTAAVGPFHIRFYLSKDRNVTRSDVDTGWGCDVAGLEAGNTFICYGPVGVPTSAAPRDYYLGVYADLRNRVRETNEENNRLTASNRITVTTGVMFDADLTITGVTGPAMADAGSIVNVVAMVKNRNFPSRTGPFQVRFYLSNDRMITTSDIDTRVGCDISNLPGSRTSVCHGSLHIPSSVAPGNYYLGAYADPSNCVRETNEGNNGLAAMSTMMIHMEHRSP from the coding sequence GGTCGCGGTTGCTCAAAGCGGGAATTATACCTGTGGTATTCCTTCTGGTCCGATTTTGCTCTATGGGCATCCAGGCCCATGGTCATCAGGCACCACCATTCGCGTTGATGGTTCCGATCATTGGAATTACAATACGAATAGCTTTGGCACTGAGGTCACCGCCCCTCACAATACCAGTGGCACTACCAATCAAGGTGAGTGGCGTGTACAAGATATTGGGGTTGTTCAGAATCTAGAGATCGTTGATGGCAGTTCGGGGAATGCCGATACCATGAAGATCTCCTATGTCCTGACCAACCATAGTGTGCTTCCACATCATGTGGGCGTGCGCGTAATGTTGGATACGATGCTGGGCCGCAATGACGGCGCTCCTTTCCGGGCACCCTCCATTGGCGAAATTACGACCGAACAGGAATACTCTGGGGCAGACGTACCCATCTATTGGGAGGCTTTCGAGAGTCTTACCGATTCAAATAGTGCGAAGGCGCGTGGTACCCTCTTGGATAATGGACAACTTCCCGACCGAGTCGTTTTTGCCTACTGGGGTCATATTAACGATACTCCATGGGACTTCACCGTGAATCCTTCGCAAGAGGTGACTCGTGATAGTGCAATCGGGATCTATTGGAATCCGGTGGAACTCCAACCCGGTGAATCGATCACGCGTACTACCTATTATGGCCTCAGTGAGTTGACGGTCAATGGTTCAATCGCCTTGAGTGCGCCAGCGGAATTAACCATGGTGGCGGGTCATTACAGCCCCAATCCCTTCCCGGTGACGCTCTATATATCCAATACGGGGGCGACGGCGCTCAGCAATGTGACGGCAACTCTGACTCTGCCTGATGGTTTGGTGTTGGCGTCTGGCAATCTGAGCAAGACGATTGGCACGGTGGACGCCCGTGATACGACGCAAGCGACCTGGGATGTGTACGCCACGGGCGCGGTAACGGGAACGCTTTCCTTTTCCGCACGGGTGACTGGCACCCATTTGGTGACGCAGAATGCCAGCCGAGATATTTTGGTGCCTGCACCCTCTACTGCTTCCTCGCAGGTCTCGCTGCACGCTACTCACAATCCTTCCCGCGTAGGTCAGAACGTTACCTTTACGGCTACGGTAGCCCCGCAGGCACCTCCTTCTACCCCTATTCCTACCGGTACGGTCGCTTTTACCTTGGATGGTAATTCCGTCGGTATGATCAGTCTCACCAATGGTCAAGCGGGTTATTCCACCGACTCTCTCACGTTGGGCAACCACACCCTAGTGGCGAGCTATAGCGGTGACAACAATTACTCCGCGAGTAGCGATAGCTTGGTTCAGGTGGTAACCCAGGGCAACGCGATGTCGGATATTGTTGTTACCGGGGTGCTCAGTCCGTCGATGGGTGTTCAAGGCGAGATGCTTGAAGGGGCTCAGGCGACGGTTATGAATCAAGGAACGGCAGCGGTGGGTCCATTTCATATCAGGTTTTATCTCTCCAAGGATAGGAACGTTACCCGTTCCGATGTGGATACTGGCTGGGGATGTGATGTCGCGGGGTTGGAAGCGGGGAATACTTTTATATGTTATGGGCCAGTAGGTGTTCCTACCTCGGCTGCCCCCAGAGATTATTACCTCGGCGTCTATGCCGATCTGCGCAATCGGGTGAGGGAGACCAATGAAGAGAATAATCGGTTGACCGCCTCGAATCGAATCACTGTGACGACAGGGGTGATGTTTGATGCGGACCTGACCATTACCGGGGTGACTGGCCCGGCAATGGCGGATGCCGGCTCGATTGTAAACGTGGTGGCGATGGTCAAGAATCGGAACTTCCCGTCACGGACTGGTCCATTCCAGGTCAGGTTCTATCTCTCGAATGATCGGATGATCACCACCTCCGACATAGATACGAGGGTAGGGTGCGATATCTCCAATTTGCCGGGGTCAAGAACCTCAGTGTGCCATGGTTCGCTCCATATTCCTTCATCGGTAGCCCCGGGAAATTATTACCTGGGCGCCTATGCTGACCCGTCTAATTGCGTCAGAGAAACCAACGAGGGGAATAATGGATTGGCCGCCATGAGTACCATGATGATTCATATGGAGCATCGTTCACCCTAA